One Natrinema marinum genomic window carries:
- a CDS encoding DUF5808 domain-containing protein → MAEKPTSGEILGVPYNFERPSIGRMLSAYWQPGEGMLVEKPFGVGYTLNLANWRSWIVVLVAGGLLWQQEQGASGGDEDRADEPVEVIVDDTDD, encoded by the coding sequence ATGGCAGAGAAGCCGACCTCCGGTGAGATTCTCGGGGTACCGTACAACTTCGAACGACCGAGCATCGGTCGCATGCTCTCGGCGTACTGGCAGCCAGGCGAGGGAATGCTCGTCGAGAAACCCTTCGGCGTCGGCTACACCCTGAACCTCGCCAACTGGCGATCGTGGATCGTCGTCCTCGTTGCCGGCGGCCTCCTCTGGCAGCAAGAACAGGGCGCGTCCGGCGGCGACGAGGACCGAGCGGACGAACCCGTCGAGGTCATCGTCGACGATACGGACGACTGA
- a CDS encoding bifunctional N(6)-L-threonylcarbamoyladenine synthase/serine/threonine protein kinase, with amino-acid sequence MTDTRILGIEGTAWAASAAVFDAATDDVFIESDAYQPESGGIHPREASEHMHDAIPQVVETALEHARETHDGRATEPPVDAVAFSRGPGLGPCLRVVGTAARALSQALEVPLVGVNHMVAHLEIGRHTSGFDSPVCLNASGANAHLLAYRDGRYRVLGETMDTGVGNAIDKFTRHVGWSHPGGPKVEEAAKDGEYVDLPYVVKGMDFSFSGIMSAAKQRYDDDVPVEDVCFSLQETIFGMLTEVSERALSLTGSDELVLGGGVGQNARLREMLAEMCAQRGADFHAPDPRFLRDNAGMIAVLGAKMYDAGDTLDLEASRVDPDFRPDQVPVTWRTRSGRSEGLGTANGDGRNREHADEPALAAGRAVGGDDDPRVRGAEALVDLEPDAGRVAKRREAKRYRHPELDERLRRERTTLEARLTSLARREGVPTPVLSDIDPMEARLELEYVGERDLRDGLTAERVRDVGRHLARLHRAGFVHGDPTTRNVRVGRAGRDGPPDERAADGRERDGRRTYLIDFGLGYHTDHVEDYAMDLHVFDQSLVGTADDPEPLREAVREGYREVGEKRVLERLLEVEGRGRYQSGE; translated from the coding sequence GTGACTGATACCCGAATCCTCGGCATCGAAGGCACCGCCTGGGCGGCCAGCGCGGCGGTTTTCGACGCCGCAACCGACGACGTGTTCATCGAGAGCGACGCCTACCAGCCCGAAAGCGGCGGCATCCACCCTCGTGAGGCGTCAGAACACATGCACGACGCGATCCCACAGGTCGTCGAGACTGCCTTGGAGCACGCCCGCGAGACCCACGACGGACGGGCGACGGAGCCGCCGGTTGACGCGGTCGCCTTCTCCCGTGGCCCCGGACTCGGGCCCTGCCTTCGCGTCGTCGGTACCGCCGCTCGAGCGCTGAGCCAGGCCCTCGAGGTGCCGCTGGTCGGCGTCAACCACATGGTCGCCCACCTCGAGATCGGCCGGCACACCTCTGGATTCGATTCCCCGGTCTGTCTCAACGCCAGCGGGGCCAACGCCCACCTGCTGGCCTACCGCGACGGCCGCTACCGCGTCCTCGGGGAGACGATGGACACCGGTGTCGGCAACGCCATCGACAAGTTCACCCGCCACGTCGGCTGGTCCCATCCCGGCGGACCGAAGGTCGAGGAAGCGGCGAAAGACGGCGAGTACGTCGACCTCCCCTACGTCGTCAAGGGGATGGATTTCTCCTTCTCTGGGATCATGAGCGCCGCCAAGCAGCGATACGATGACGACGTGCCGGTCGAGGACGTCTGTTTCTCCCTGCAGGAAACGATCTTCGGCATGCTGACCGAGGTGTCGGAACGTGCCCTCTCGCTGACGGGCAGCGACGAACTCGTGCTCGGCGGCGGTGTCGGCCAGAACGCCCGCCTGCGCGAGATGCTCGCGGAGATGTGTGCCCAGCGCGGAGCCGACTTTCACGCCCCCGACCCCCGATTCCTGCGGGACAACGCCGGGATGATCGCGGTGCTCGGCGCGAAGATGTACGATGCCGGCGACACGCTCGACCTCGAGGCGTCGCGCGTCGACCCCGACTTCCGACCGGATCAAGTGCCAGTGACGTGGCGCACGAGGTCCGGGCGAAGCGAGGGCCTCGGAACAGCGAACGGTGACGGACGGAACCGCGAGCACGCCGACGAGCCAGCGCTCGCTGCCGGCCGCGCCGTTGGCGGAGACGACGATCCACGGGTTCGCGGGGCCGAGGCGCTGGTCGACCTCGAGCCGGACGCGGGCCGGGTCGCGAAACGGCGCGAGGCAAAACGCTACCGCCATCCCGAACTCGACGAGCGGCTCCGTCGCGAGCGGACGACGCTCGAGGCCCGCCTCACCAGCCTGGCTCGCCGCGAGGGGGTCCCGACGCCGGTTCTCTCAGACATCGATCCGATGGAAGCGCGCCTCGAACTCGAGTACGTCGGCGAGCGCGACCTGCGAGACGGGCTGACCGCCGAGCGGGTCCGCGACGTGGGTCGGCACCTCGCGCGGCTTCACCGCGCGGGGTTCGTCCACGGGGATCCGACGACGCGAAACGTCAGGGTGGGGCGTGCGGGACGCGACGGCCCACCGGACGAGCGAGCGGCCGACGGCCGCGAGCGCGATGGGCGTCGAACCTACCTCATCGACTTCGGCCTCGGCTACCACACCGACCACGTCGAGGACTACGCGATGGACCTGCACGTCTTCGACCAGAGCCTCGTCGGGACCGCCGACGATCCCGAACCGCTCCGCGAGGCGGTCCGCGAGGGCTACCGCGAGGTCGGCGAGAAACGGGTCTTGGAGCGTCTACTCGAGGTCGAGGGGCGCGGCCGGTACCAGTCGGGCGAGTGA
- a CDS encoding 30S ribosomal protein S27ae — protein MAHYDLYGDDGSTEGELCPRCGDVFLADHGDRKHCGKCSYTEWE, from the coding sequence ATGGCACACTACGATCTCTACGGCGACGACGGCAGCACCGAGGGCGAACTCTGCCCGCGCTGTGGCGACGTCTTCCTCGCCGACCACGGCGACCGCAAGCACTGCGGGAAGTGCAGCTACACCGAGTGGGAGTAA
- a CDS encoding 30S ribosomal protein S24e, which yields MDVDIISEEENPMLHRTDVTFELSHEDATPERLQVRDSLAAKLNKDADEVVIRKLDTKFGMRKTVGQAKVYDTADYAREVEQDHMLERNKIGAEEEAEAEPEAEEA from the coding sequence ATGGACGTCGACATCATCTCCGAAGAGGAGAACCCCATGTTGCATCGGACCGACGTGACCTTCGAACTGTCCCACGAGGACGCCACCCCCGAGCGACTGCAGGTCCGGGACAGCCTCGCCGCGAAACTGAACAAGGACGCCGACGAGGTCGTCATCCGCAAACTCGACACCAAGTTTGGAATGCGCAAGACCGTCGGCCAAGCGAAGGTCTACGACACCGCCGACTACGCCCGCGAGGTCGAGCAAGACCACATGCTCGAGCGCAACAAGATCGGTGCCGAGGAAGAGGCCGAGGCCGAACCCGAAGCGGAGGAAGCCTAA
- a CDS encoding WD40/YVTN/BNR-like repeat-containing protein, with amino-acid sequence MATVYVALEDRLLVCTGDGSEPGDWTTTTGLEGVDLECVVARPDAPERVFVGTVEDGCLRSTDGGETFHRLETEFRAGAGTDSTATNGAHESDVGPRNDRITSLTISPHDPRVVYAGTEPSRIYRSRDGGDSWIRLEGLTDLPSADEWSFPPRPHTHHVRWLEVDPFDPDRLSVGIEAGAFVYTPDGGETWRERPDGSRRDNHSLATHPDREGRVYAAAGDGYAESDDGGRSWRRPQDGLAHRYCWSVVPDPGDPDRVLVSSARGAWSAHAASRADSYVYRRDGGKEWERLAGCGLPTGEGVVRATFATTGQPGVVYAVTNRGLFVTRDFGDSWVQLGIGRDAELEGQTPRGLVALP; translated from the coding sequence ATGGCAACGGTATACGTCGCACTCGAGGACCGACTGCTCGTCTGCACCGGGGACGGCTCCGAACCCGGCGACTGGACGACGACTACCGGTCTCGAGGGCGTCGACCTCGAGTGCGTCGTGGCCCGTCCCGACGCGCCAGAACGCGTGTTCGTTGGCACCGTCGAGGATGGCTGCTTGCGAAGCACCGACGGCGGCGAGACGTTCCATCGCCTCGAGACCGAGTTTCGAGCAGGGGCCGGGACCGACTCGACGGCCACGAACGGAGCGCACGAGAGCGATGTGGGTCCCCGGAACGACCGCATAACGTCGCTGACTATCAGCCCGCACGATCCACGGGTCGTCTACGCCGGCACCGAACCGAGTCGGATCTACCGCTCGCGCGACGGCGGCGACTCCTGGATTCGTCTCGAGGGGCTGACCGACCTCCCGTCGGCCGACGAGTGGTCGTTCCCGCCGCGGCCACACACCCACCACGTCCGCTGGCTCGAGGTCGACCCGTTCGATCCCGACCGCCTCTCCGTCGGGATCGAGGCCGGTGCGTTCGTCTACACGCCCGACGGCGGCGAGACCTGGCGCGAGCGGCCCGACGGCTCCCGCCGAGATAATCACAGTCTCGCGACCCATCCCGATCGGGAGGGGCGGGTCTACGCCGCGGCCGGCGACGGCTACGCGGAGAGCGACGACGGCGGCCGGTCCTGGCGGCGACCACAGGACGGCCTCGCACACCGCTACTGCTGGTCGGTCGTCCCCGACCCCGGTGACCCGGATCGAGTCCTCGTCTCCAGTGCACGCGGCGCGTGGTCGGCCCACGCCGCGAGCCGGGCGGACTCGTACGTCTATCGCCGCGACGGCGGGAAAGAGTGGGAGCGCCTTGCGGGCTGCGGGCTGCCGACCGGTGAGGGCGTCGTTCGAGCGACGTTCGCGACCACCGGCCAACCGGGGGTCGTTTACGCGGTGACCAACCGCGGGCTCTTCGTCACGCGGGACTTCGGCGACTCGTGGGTGCAGCTCGGGATCGGTCGGGACGCGGAGCTCGAGGGGCAGACGCCGCGCGGGCTCGTGGCGCTTCCCTGA
- a CDS encoding helix-turn-helix domain-containing protein, producing MRYVTYVIKPPRGYFDQGAERLRELGVTFESIQNIDQLSDGTIISHKVVRGDKSTVRNALEQSGSNVVDYQLTDAGETMILQLHYRPSDLTHELLAIHRRHAGVLDYPLEYTGPENRSLRVTEIGREESLRHIIEETEAIADVEIEALGNYDPSDNRPFADLTDRQREVLRVAVEEGYYEEPRQVTYEDIAARLDCSAGTVGQHLRRIEARLMSTLITGESEEQSAEAERTRGAAPTSPPR from the coding sequence ATGCGATACGTGACGTACGTTATCAAACCACCACGGGGATACTTCGACCAGGGGGCGGAGCGTCTCCGTGAACTGGGGGTTACGTTCGAGTCTATCCAGAACATCGACCAACTGAGCGATGGGACGATAATCTCTCACAAGGTAGTTCGCGGTGACAAGTCGACCGTTCGAAATGCGCTCGAGCAGAGCGGGTCGAATGTCGTCGACTACCAGCTCACCGACGCCGGCGAAACGATGATCCTTCAGCTACATTACCGGCCGAGTGACCTCACTCACGAGTTGTTGGCGATCCACCGGCGACACGCGGGAGTCCTGGATTATCCGCTCGAGTACACGGGGCCGGAAAACCGATCACTCCGGGTCACGGAGATCGGCCGCGAGGAATCGCTGCGCCACATCATCGAGGAGACCGAAGCGATCGCCGATGTCGAAATCGAGGCGCTTGGAAACTACGATCCGTCCGACAACCGCCCGTTCGCGGACTTGACGGACCGCCAGCGGGAGGTGCTCCGCGTCGCCGTCGAGGAAGGCTACTACGAGGAGCCACGACAGGTGACCTACGAAGATATCGCCGCCCGCCTCGACTGCTCTGCGGGGACCGTCGGACAGCACCTCCGCCGGATCGAAGCACGCCTCATGTCGACGCTCATTACCGGCGAGAGCGAGGAGCAGTCGGCCGAGGCCGAACGGACCCGGGGTGCGGCACCGACGAGTCCGCCACGATAG
- a CDS encoding lipid II:glycine glycyltransferase FemX: MAQKTGGSARSSLQRIGSLFANQYGRSTATDESTLEVRVVDSVDAVGRSEWNGIVERSSRGSVFHRYEWVDAIETGLDYPARHQVVTKDGNTIGLLPNFVVGIEKTPFDRLSSLYPGFGGPLLPTDTKASLERVIETAPELCRGRTIVHQIRGLDTSYLRYNDELQTHGYRPHRRECRFLLDLTKGHDEILADMSRSRRRGIERGRDTEYEIVAEEITRENLRRFHRTYERVMNRVGGEVYPFSFFESLQAMDDRLLLLTIRIDGEYAGGMLELLDDERDAIHGFFAAVPQAYFDDHASELLYDHVFQWGIEHGYETYDFGSTNTNFDDGVFRFKEGFGGRAVPVLVWERGCSPLWRLVKTGRSLYWPYYA; the protein is encoded by the coding sequence ATGGCACAAAAGACCGGCGGCAGTGCTCGCTCGAGCCTCCAGCGGATCGGCTCGCTGTTCGCGAACCAGTACGGGCGGTCCACGGCAACGGACGAGTCGACTCTCGAGGTACGGGTCGTCGACTCGGTCGATGCAGTCGGCCGATCCGAGTGGAACGGGATCGTCGAGCGCTCGAGTCGGGGAAGCGTCTTTCACCGCTACGAGTGGGTCGACGCGATCGAGACGGGACTTGACTATCCGGCCAGACATCAGGTAGTGACCAAGGACGGCAACACGATCGGCCTGCTACCGAACTTCGTCGTGGGAATCGAGAAGACGCCGTTCGACCGGCTGTCGTCGCTGTATCCCGGTTTCGGGGGGCCGCTGCTTCCGACTGATACGAAAGCCTCCCTCGAGCGCGTGATCGAAACCGCTCCGGAGCTCTGTCGCGGACGGACGATCGTACACCAGATCCGTGGACTCGATACGAGCTACCTCCGATACAACGACGAACTGCAGACCCACGGCTATCGCCCGCATCGCCGCGAGTGTCGGTTTCTGCTCGATCTGACCAAGGGCCACGACGAGATCCTCGCCGACATGAGCCGGAGCCGCCGGCGGGGGATCGAGCGCGGCCGCGACACCGAGTACGAGATCGTTGCGGAGGAAATCACGCGCGAGAACCTGCGTCGGTTCCATCGGACGTACGAACGCGTTATGAACCGCGTCGGCGGCGAGGTCTACCCGTTCTCCTTCTTCGAGTCGCTCCAGGCGATGGACGACCGACTCCTGTTGCTGACGATCCGCATCGATGGCGAGTACGCGGGCGGGATGCTCGAGTTGCTCGACGACGAGCGCGACGCGATTCACGGTTTCTTCGCCGCCGTTCCACAGGCGTATTTCGACGATCACGCGTCGGAACTCCTCTACGATCACGTCTTTCAGTGGGGGATCGAGCACGGGTACGAGACGTACGACTTCGGGAGCACGAACACGAACTTCGACGACGGCGTCTTCCGGTTCAAGGAGGGATTCGGCGGACGAGCCGTCCCGGTCCTCGTCTGGGAGCGCGGCTGTAGTCCGCTCTGGCGGCTGGTGAAAACGGGCCGGTCGCTCTACTGGCCCTACTACGCGTAG
- a CDS encoding metal-dependent transcriptional regulator: MLSAVMEDYIKTIHAIENTSDGRVSTSALADHLEVTAPTVSSMLKKLEERGLVDREEYKGVTLTEEGELVALEILRHHRLLEAFLTELLDYDWADVHDEADKLEHHVSKELTDRIAEALGNPPVDPHGDPIPDADLSFPKESETIRLADVDEGERVTVGRIRHQGDAELRYLADAGVRPEVQLTVVDIAPFGMVTVETPTGEQSLPEEIAQLIEVAPATAANGVEV; this comes from the coding sequence ATGCTGAGCGCGGTCATGGAGGACTACATCAAGACGATCCACGCCATTGAGAACACCAGCGACGGGCGGGTGTCGACCTCTGCTCTCGCCGACCATCTCGAGGTCACCGCACCGACCGTTTCCTCCATGCTGAAAAAGCTCGAAGAACGCGGCTTGGTCGACCGCGAGGAGTACAAGGGTGTGACGCTCACGGAGGAAGGCGAACTCGTTGCGCTCGAGATCCTCCGGCACCACCGTCTTCTCGAAGCGTTCTTGACCGAACTCCTCGACTACGACTGGGCCGACGTCCACGACGAGGCCGACAAACTTGAGCACCACGTCTCCAAGGAACTGACCGACCGCATCGCCGAGGCACTGGGCAACCCCCCGGTCGATCCGCACGGCGATCCGATCCCCGACGCCGACCTGTCCTTTCCCAAGGAGAGCGAAACCATCCGTCTCGCCGACGTCGACGAGGGCGAGCGCGTGACTGTCGGGCGGATTCGCCACCAAGGCGACGCGGAACTGCGGTACCTCGCCGATGCCGGCGTTCGCCCGGAGGTCCAACTCACGGTAGTCGACATCGCGCCGTTCGGGATGGTAACCGTCGAGACACCGACGGGCGAGCAGAGCCTTCCGGAAGAGATCGCCCAGCTTATCGAGGTCGCCCCGGCGACCGCCGCGAACGGTGTCGAGGTGTAG
- a CDS encoding metal ABC transporter permease, giving the protein MSASVVAALAAGGLAGVDPSVALPLQSGLGAVGEFVFGVLLWVLEQWYWLMDWAYYLTGLEMLNRRYRFMHRAILVGLCVGVMAPLIGTFLVHRQLALIGDALAHTAFAGVAVGLFLNAVIDLGVSPYLTAVVVAMIAALFIELISETTDAYNDVSMAIVLSTGFALGTTLISLNAGGLAVGVNQFLFGNLATVSPQSAAILLVLFAVIVGTVAVTRNQLLYVTFDETAAAVSGISVNWYNRVMVMLTAMVVVGAMQIMGVILVAAMLVVPVAGATQVSRSFSESLVVSVVLAEISVLLGIAIAYYGGVTAGGVIVLVAVGIYICAVALGKIQSARGEQAMPDMGSIEADSADVGTGTGDR; this is encoded by the coding sequence ATGAGCGCGAGCGTGGTCGCCGCGCTCGCGGCGGGCGGGCTCGCCGGCGTGGATCCGTCGGTGGCCCTCCCGCTGCAGAGCGGACTGGGCGCCGTCGGCGAGTTCGTCTTCGGCGTCCTCCTGTGGGTCTTAGAGCAGTGGTACTGGCTGATGGACTGGGCGTACTACCTGACGGGCCTGGAGATGCTGAACCGGCGCTATCGGTTCATGCACCGGGCGATCCTCGTCGGGCTCTGCGTCGGCGTGATGGCGCCGCTCATCGGGACGTTCCTCGTCCACCGACAGCTCGCGCTCATCGGCGACGCGCTGGCCCACACTGCTTTCGCCGGCGTTGCCGTGGGCCTGTTCCTGAACGCCGTCATCGACCTCGGCGTCTCGCCGTACCTCACCGCCGTCGTCGTGGCGATGATCGCCGCGCTGTTCATCGAGCTCATTTCCGAGACCACGGACGCCTACAACGACGTCTCGATGGCCATCGTCCTGTCGACTGGGTTCGCGCTCGGAACGACACTCATCAGCCTCAACGCGGGTGGGCTCGCCGTCGGCGTCAACCAGTTTCTCTTTGGCAATCTCGCCACGGTGTCGCCCCAGAGCGCGGCTATCCTCTTGGTGCTGTTCGCCGTCATCGTCGGGACGGTGGCCGTGACGCGCAACCAGCTCCTGTACGTAACCTTCGATGAGACCGCGGCCGCCGTCTCCGGAATCTCGGTGAACTGGTACAACCGTGTGATGGTGATGCTGACGGCGATGGTCGTCGTCGGTGCGATGCAGATCATGGGCGTCATCCTCGTCGCGGCGATGCTCGTGGTCCCAGTAGCAGGCGCGACTCAGGTGTCCCGAAGTTTCTCCGAATCGCTCGTCGTCTCGGTCGTTCTCGCAGAAATTTCGGTGTTGCTAGGTATCGCCATCGCCTATTACGGTGGTGTCACGGCCGGTGGGGTCATCGTTCTCGTCGCCGTTGGAATCTACATTTGTGCCGTCGCGCTGGGCAAGATCCAGTCCGCCCGCGGTGAACAGGCTATGCCCGACATGGGTAGCATCGAGGCCGACAGCGCCGATGTCGGTACCGGGACGGGGGATAGGTGA
- a CDS encoding metal ABC transporter ATP-binding protein produces MDSDATASETVIDVSDVTFGYTAAPVIEDVSLTIDPGEYVAIVGPNGSGKSTLMQLMLGLLEPDAGRARLFGERADRFDNGERVGYVAQHASAAKEMPITVREVVKMGRFPHVGFGRLSEEDWAIVDDALATVGMTAFADRRVTQLSGGQRQRAFIARALAGEADLLVLDEPTVGVDAESVDAFYDLLAELNAGGITVLLIEHDLGAVVEHADRVVCLNREVYFDGPTDEFVDSDALARAFGAGARSLAGVDG; encoded by the coding sequence ATGGATTCGGACGCCACAGCGAGCGAGACGGTCATCGACGTCTCGGACGTCACCTTCGGTTACACAGCGGCACCCGTGATCGAGGACGTTTCGCTGACGATCGACCCGGGTGAGTACGTCGCCATCGTGGGGCCGAACGGCTCCGGGAAGTCGACACTGATGCAGCTCATGTTGGGGCTGCTCGAACCCGACGCGGGACGGGCCCGCCTGTTCGGCGAGCGCGCCGACCGCTTCGACAACGGCGAACGGGTCGGCTACGTCGCCCAGCATGCCAGCGCCGCGAAGGAGATGCCGATCACCGTCCGCGAGGTGGTGAAGATGGGGCGGTTCCCCCACGTCGGATTCGGCCGCCTCTCCGAGGAGGACTGGGCCATCGTCGACGACGCGCTCGCGACCGTCGGGATGACGGCGTTCGCCGACCGGCGCGTCACGCAACTGTCGGGCGGCCAGCGCCAGCGCGCGTTCATCGCGCGGGCGCTGGCGGGCGAGGCCGACCTGCTCGTCCTGGACGAGCCGACCGTCGGCGTCGACGCCGAGTCGGTCGACGCCTTCTACGACCTGCTGGCGGAGTTGAACGCCGGAGGGATCACCGTCCTTCTCATCGAACACGACCTCGGGGCGGTCGTCGAGCACGCCGACCGCGTGGTCTGCCTGAACCGCGAGGTGTACTTCGACGGGCCGACCGACGAGTTCGTTGACAGCGACGCGCTGGCCCGGGCGTTCGGCGCCGGTGCGCGGTCCCTCGCGGGGGTGGACGGATGA
- a CDS encoding metal ABC transporter substrate-binding protein, whose translation MTRRDALRAGGTAVLVGLAGCTALPNAPEESASDYGSDGPVAVASFFSFFDFGRQIADGTPLTVENLVPTGLHGHGWEPNASITQRIIEADAFVHVGEDFQPWADRAIETIEGDDVETALINVREDIDLVDLAATLDREEEGVGAQRGKDPHFWLDPRRAKQSVDNIGKGFAKVVPEHADTFRENAETYKSEVLDRIDSDYQTIFDRTERDIVQLAAHNAFQYIGTRYGVRMRPLVTNLAASGDVKPADIREAERVIRENDIQYIANGVFESQRPAQQLVRETAVEAYFPVTPYAGVREEWVEENWGYEEIAYNINMPTFEIVLGNKTPEDAAPSEDWLEQWRNFEPL comes from the coding sequence GTGACGCGACGAGACGCGCTACGCGCAGGCGGTACGGCGGTACTGGTGGGACTGGCCGGGTGCACAGCACTGCCGAACGCACCGGAAGAGTCCGCGAGTGACTACGGAAGCGACGGACCAGTCGCCGTGGCCTCGTTCTTCAGCTTCTTCGACTTCGGCCGGCAGATCGCCGATGGGACTCCGCTGACGGTGGAGAACCTCGTCCCGACGGGGCTGCACGGCCACGGTTGGGAGCCAAACGCCAGTATCACCCAGCGCATCATCGAGGCGGACGCGTTCGTTCACGTCGGGGAGGACTTCCAGCCCTGGGCCGACCGTGCCATCGAGACGATCGAGGGCGACGACGTAGAGACGGCACTGATCAACGTCCGGGAGGACATCGACCTGGTGGACCTCGCCGCGACCCTCGATCGCGAGGAGGAGGGTGTCGGCGCTCAACGCGGGAAGGACCCGCACTTCTGGCTGGATCCCCGGCGTGCAAAGCAGTCCGTCGACAACATCGGCAAGGGGTTTGCCAAGGTCGTCCCGGAACACGCCGACACCTTCCGCGAGAACGCCGAGACGTACAAGTCCGAGGTACTCGACCGTATCGATTCGGATTACCAGACTATCTTCGACCGAACTGAGCGCGACATCGTTCAACTGGCCGCACACAACGCCTTCCAGTACATCGGTACACGATACGGCGTTCGCATGCGGCCGCTAGTAACGAACCTCGCGGCGAGCGGCGATGTCAAGCCCGCGGACATCCGCGAGGCGGAGAGAGTCATCCGCGAGAACGACATCCAGTACATCGCCAACGGCGTCTTTGAGTCCCAACGCCCGGCTCAGCAACTTGTCCGCGAGACAGCTGTGGAGGCGTACTTCCCGGTAACGCCGTATGCGGGCGTCCGTGAGGAGTGGGTCGAGGAGAACTGGGGCTATGAAGAGATCGCTTACAACATCAACATGCCCACGTTCGAGATCGTCCTCGGCAACAAGACACCCGAAGACGCAGCCCCGTCGGAGGACTGGCTGGAGCAGTGGCGGAACTTCGAACCATTATGA
- a CDS encoding rhomboid family intramembrane serine protease: MPRRSRSRSQSELYVRPDSSTDDEPEPGSIAPVLELLVVFVLVAVVQWLTALVGVMGGLFVLAPPLSTNPWTIVTSVYAHSGLGHLVSNSVALVVFGWPVARATTRGRFHAFFAATGAIAGVTQIVLTGLLAAIPFVPVVPTAGVLGASGAVFALLGYLVASNRLSSGLASFVDVPRWLSILVFVGLAVALTFATASPGVALIAHFTGLLVGLLAGRTRILAVDPPTGDRTAA; encoded by the coding sequence ATGCCGAGGCGCTCGCGGTCACGGTCTCAGTCGGAGCTGTACGTGCGGCCCGATTCCAGTACGGACGACGAGCCCGAGCCCGGGTCGATCGCACCGGTGCTCGAGTTGCTCGTCGTCTTCGTCCTCGTGGCGGTCGTCCAGTGGCTCACGGCGCTCGTCGGCGTCATGGGCGGGCTGTTCGTCCTCGCCCCGCCGCTTTCGACGAACCCGTGGACGATCGTCACGAGCGTCTACGCACACTCCGGATTGGGCCACCTCGTTTCGAACAGCGTCGCGCTGGTCGTCTTCGGCTGGCCGGTCGCGCGGGCGACGACGCGCGGGCGGTTTCACGCGTTTTTCGCGGCGACGGGCGCGATCGCCGGCGTCACACAGATCGTTCTGACTGGCCTCCTCGCGGCGATACCGTTCGTCCCCGTTGTGCCGACAGCGGGCGTTCTCGGTGCCAGCGGCGCCGTCTTCGCCCTGCTCGGCTATCTCGTCGCGTCGAACCGGCTCTCGTCCGGTCTCGCGTCGTTCGTCGATGTCCCGCGCTGGCTCTCGATCCTCGTGTTCGTCGGCCTCGCGGTCGCGCTTACCTTCGCGACCGCCTCGCCCGGCGTCGCGCTGATCGCCCACTTCACCGGCCTTCTCGTCGGCCTGCTCGCGGGCCGCACTCGCATCCTCGCCGTCGACCCGCCGACCGGCGATCGAACGGCCGCCTGA
- the rpsJ gene encoding 30S ribosomal protein S10 encodes MQQARVRLAGTSPDDLDDICDDVREIANNTGVNLSGPIPLPTKTLEVPTRKSPDGEGTATWEHWEMRVHKRLIDLDADERALRQLMRIQVPNDVSIEIVLED; translated from the coding sequence ATGCAGCAGGCACGCGTTCGACTCGCGGGCACGAGTCCAGACGACCTAGACGACATCTGCGACGACGTCCGCGAGATCGCGAACAACACCGGCGTCAACCTGAGCGGTCCGATCCCGCTGCCGACGAAGACCCTCGAGGTGCCGACCCGGAAGTCGCCTGACGGCGAGGGCACCGCCACGTGGGAGCACTGGGAGATGCGCGTCCACAAGCGCCTGATCGACCTGGACGCCGACGAACGCGCACTCCGACAGCTCATGCGCATTCAGGTGCCGAACGACGTCTCGATCGAGATCGTCCTCGAAGACTGA